The Afifella aestuarii DNA segment ATGCCGTGCCGTCGGGTGCCGGCTGGGTCCACGAGATGAAATATGACGGTTACCGTCTGATCGTGGCGCTCGGTAAAGGAGGCCCGAAATTCTTCACCCGCAGCGGCCAGGATTGGACGGCAAAATTTCCTAAGCTCGCCAAAGCTTTCGCGCCGCTCGGCGGGCGGTCGGCGCTCGTCGACGGCGAGCTCGTCGCTTTCGACGACAAGGGACGGACCGATTTTTCCTCCCTGCAGCGGGCGATCGGCGAGGGGGGCGATCTTGCCTTTTTCGCCTTCGATCTCCTCGAGATCGATGGCGAGGACGTGACCGGCGAAAAACTGAGCGAGCGCAAGACGCGGCTCAAAGATCTCCTGAAGCCGCTGCCGAAAAATTCCGTCGTGCAGTTTTCCGAACATGTGCGCGGCGAAGGCGAGAAGGTGCTGTCGGCGCTCTGTGCCGGCGGGCATGAGGGCATCGTCTCGAAAAAGGCGGATGCGTCCTACCGCTCGCGGCGCACCAAGACCTGGCTCAAGATCAAATGCACGAAGCGGCAGGAATTCGTCATCGGCGGCTGGTCGCCTTCGCAGCGGCGCACCGGCTTTTCATCTCTCCTTCTCGGCACCTTCGAGGACGGCAAGCTTCGTTACAACGGGCGTGTCGGAACGGGGTTCGATGAGAACGATCTCGACGCGTTGTCGACGCGGCTGAAAGCGATCGAACGCAAGACGCCTCCGTTCGCCGATGTGCCGAAGGCGGTGGCGCGCGGCGCCCATTGGGTGAAGCCTGCCCTCGTCGCCGAGATCGCCTTCACCGAATTCACCGGCGACAACATTCTGCGCCATCCCTCTTTCCTGGGACTGCGCGAGGACAAGGACGCCAGCAAAGTGAGCCTCGAAAAGCCTGTAGCGGCGACAGACGCCGAAACCTCGTCGAAGTCGAAGCAAGAGCCAGGGAAGCAAGGCTCCGGGAAGCGGGGCTCGGGCGGTGCGTCGTCTGCGGGTGCCGCAAGCGCCGCAGGCGACGGCGACGACATGCGCGTTGCTGGCGTGCGCCTCACCTCGCCCGATCGTGTCGTCTTCCCGAGCCAGGGCCTGTCGAAGCGCGATCTTGCGGAATATTACGCGGCGATCGGTGAATGGATGCTGCCTTATCTCGCCGAGCGCCCACTCAGCCTCGTGCGCTGTCCGCAGGGGCGCGCCAAGAAGTGTTTTTTTCAGAAGCACGATTCCGGCGGTTTTCCCGAGGAGATGAAGCGCGTGGAAATCACCGAGGGCTCCGGCGATATAGAGCAGTATTTCTATGTCGACGATCTCGCGGGCATCCTTGCGGGTGTGCAGATGGGGGTGATGGAATTCCACATCTGGGGTTCGCGCATCGATCAGGTCGAGAAGCCGGAGCGTATCGTCTTCGATCTCGACCCCGATGAAGGGCTCGATTTCGGTGATGTGAAGACGGCCTCCTTCGACCTCCGCGACAGGCTCGCCGATCTTGGCCTTCAGAGTTTTCCGATGCTTTCCGGCGGCAAGGGCGTGCATGTCATCGTGCCGTTGACCCGGCGCGCCGAATGGCCCGAGGTGAAGGCGTTCGCGCGCGGCTTTGCGATGAGACTTGCCGAGGAGGCGCCGGAGAAATACGTGGCGACGATGTCGAAGGCGAAGCGCAAGGGGCGGATTTTCCTCGATTATCTCCGCAATGAGCGTGGCTCGACGGCGATCGCACCCTTCTCCACGCGCTCGCGCGACGGGGCGCCGGTGGCGACGCCGGTCTCCTGGGACGAGCTCTCCTCGGTGAAAGCGGCGAATGCCTACACCGTGGAAAATCTGCCGAAACGGCTCAAGGCGCTTCGCGGCGATCCCTGGGATGAATATCAATCGGTGCGGCAGTCGGTCACGAAGGCGGCGATGAAGGCGGTCGAAGGCGATTGAGCGCGGACCGTCGGCGCAGCATCGCAAGGCATCGGGAACAGGTTTTTATGGAAAGAACGATTCTGGCAGTCGATGCCGGCGGCACGACTTGCCGCGCCCGCCTTGTCGCCCCCGATGGGGCGGTCCTCGCGAGTGGCGAAGGCGGCGCCTGCAATCCCTCCACGGATCTTGCCGGGGCGATCGCCGTCCTTGACGCCCTCATCAATGTGCTCTGCCGGCAGACCACGCCGCAGACCCAGCGCGGATCGGTGGTTCTCAGCCTCGGGGTGGCGGGCCTCGTCGACGTCAACCGGCGCACGGCTTTTCTCGCCGCACATGAGGGATTTGCTGAGATCTTAGCGATGTCGGACGGATATGCGGCACTTGTCGGAGCGAGCGGCGGGCAGCCGGCGCGTCTCATCATCCTCGGTACGGGTGCGGCCGGGCACCGGCTTTTTGCCGATGGAACCTCGATCCAACGCGACGGCTGGGGTTTTCTCGGGGGAGATCGCGGCTCCGGCGCCTGGCTCGGCCGTCGGGCGGTGGAGGCCGCGCTGAAGAGCTTTGACGGGGCGGCGCCTGAGAGCCTCCTGTCCGAGCGGCTCGTGGCCCGGCTCGGCGGCAGTGAGGCGACTATTCTGGACTGGCTGTTGCAGGCGAGGCCCCGGGATTTTGCGGCACTCGTGCCGGAGATCGCCGCGGCCGCGGAGGTGGGGGATGACGCAGCTGACGCGCTTCTGGAAGCTGCCGCCGATGAGGCCACGGCTCTCGTCTCTTCGCTTGGCGATGGCCTCGGCGGGGAGAGCGTCAGCGGAGAGAGCGACGGCGAGCCGCTCTATCTTCTGGGGGGGCTTTCGGGGCTTTTGCGCACCCGCATCGAAAGGCGGCTCGGTCGGCATCTCGACGTGCCGCAGGGCTGCGCGCTCGACGGCTGTGTCCACGTGGCCCGCGGAAAGGCGCCGCAGGAGCGGCGCCGGTAGGAAAGACGCTGGCTCTGCCAGCCGGCGTCCTGCCGGGCAGGCCCGCAGAGAGCGCTCAGTCGTTTTCGGCGGCGAGAATGGCTTTCAGGCCCTCGCGATAGGTCGGGTAGGCGAGGGTGACGCCGAGCTCGTTCTTGATCTTGTCGTTTTTGACCCGCTTGTTCTCGCCATAGAAGGTGCGCGCCATCGGGCTCATATTGGCGGCCTCGAAACGGACTTCCTCCGGCGGCTCGACGCCCAGAAGCTCGGCGGCATAGGTGATCACGTCCTGCGGTGCGGCCGGCTCATCGTCGGTGCCGTTGAAGATCCCGGACGCATTCTGCCGGAGAGCGGCGGCTGCAATCTGGCCGATATCCTCGCCGTGGATGCGGTTGAAGACCTGTCCGTCCTTGATAATGCGGCGGCTCGTGCCCCGGCGGATCTTTTCGAACGGGCCGCGGCCGGGGCCGTAGATGCCGGAGAGGCGGACGATGGAAACGGGAATGCCCGTCGTCTCTGAGAACGAGAGCCAGGCGTTTTCCGCCTCGACCCGCTGCTTGGAGCGCGTCGAAACCGGCCGGCATTCCGACGTCTCGTCGACCCAGCCGCCGTCGTGGTCGCCATAGACGCCGACCGTGGAGAGGTAGCAGATCGAACTGGGCCCCGCTTCCGACAGGGCGTCGCCGAAGACGTTGAGCACGGGATCACCCGTCTCGTCGGGCGCGATGGAGACGAGGACATGGGTCGCCTCGGCGAGCGCATCGGAGACGGCACCGTTATGGGGCGCGCCGGCATTTCCGTCGAAGAGGAGAGGCATGGCGCCGAGCGCGGCCATCGCATGCAGGCCTTCGGCGCTGCGCGTCGTGCCCCAGACGCTTTCGGGTTCAAGTGCGTCCATGGTGAAGCGGGCCGAATAACCGAGGCCAAAGCAAAAGAGATCCATCAATCCTCGCCAAGCAAATTCCATTCGCCGCGCACGGCGGCATTGTCTTCTTGCGGCAAAAGTTCTGCCCGTGCCCTCTCTGCCGTTTCGGGGGCGAGCCTGGCGAGTGCCCAGATCGCCGCGCCGCGCACAAGCGGGCTTTCGTCATCGAGCCTTGCCCTAGCTTCCGATGCAAGCTCCGCATCGCCCGAATTGCCGATCGCGATCAAGACATTGGAGACGAATTTCGCCCGTCCGATGCGTTTGATCGGCGAGCCGGAAAAATGCTGCCGGAAGGCGGCATCGTCCAGGCGGACGAGGTCTTTCAGAGAAGGCGCCTGAAGATCCTCGCGGGCTTTCAGCTTCGCCTCAGAGGCGGTTTCAGCAAATTTGTTCCACGGGCAGGCGGCGAGGCAGTCGTCGCAGCCATAGATGCGGTTGCCGAGGTCTTTGCGAAATTCGCGGGGGATGAGGCCTTTGTCTTCGATCGTCAGATAGGAGATGCAGCGCCGGGCATCGAGCTGGTAGGGCGCCGGGAAGGCGTTCGTCGGGCAGGCCTCGAGGCAGCGCCGGCACGAGCCGCAATGGTCCGTCTCCGCGGGATCTGCGGGAAGCTCGGCGGCGGTGAAGATCGCGCCCAGAAAAAGCCAGGAGCCGTGGTCGCGCGAGACGAGATTGGTGTGCTTGCCCTGCCAGCCGATGCCGGCGGCGGCCGCCAGCGGCTTTTCCATGACGGGGGCGGTGTCGACAAACACTTTGATCTCGTCGGGGAGATTGCGGCGGCGCGCTTCGGCGGCAAACCGCGAGCCGATGCGCTTCATCGCGCCCTTGATGAGGTCGTGGTAATCGCGGTTGCGGGCATAGACGGAGATCGTCGCCTTCTGCCGTTCCGCGAGCGTGGCGAGGGGATCGCCTTCGGGGCCGTAATTCATGCCGAGCATGACGACGGAGCGAACATCGCGGAAGATGCGGCGTGGATCGGCGCGCCGGTCCGCCGTTTCCGGCATCCATTCCATGCTGCCGTGGCGGCCTTCGTCGATCCAGACGCCGAGGCGCTTGCCGGCGCCTCCGAGCCCGTCCGGATGCGTCACGCCGAGGGAGGTGAAGCCTTCGTCACGGGCAATTTCGGCCAGGAACGCCTTCAGGCGCTCCGTCTCTAGAAGTCGAGATCGGCGTAATGGGCCGGCGGCGTCACGCCGCGCATCTGGTCGTTGAGGAGCGGACGGAAGGACGGTCTCGATTTGATCCTCGCGTACCAATCCTTGACTTCCTCATATTCCTGCCAGGGCACCTCACCCAGAAAATCGGCCACGGAAAGCGCCGCGGCGGCGGCGAGATCCGCGTAGCTCATGCGGTCGCCGGCAAGCCAGCTCTGTTCCACGATCAGATGATCGATATAGCGCAGGTGCATGCGGATATTAGCCCGGCCGGCGCGCAGAAGCGAGGAATCGGGCGAGGAATCCATGCCGAGCCGAGACATCTCGCGTTTGATGACCCGCTCTTCGGCGAGGTAGACCGTCACCTCGGGATCGAACTTTCCGAGAAACCAGTCGAGAAGCCGGCGCACCTCGGCGCGGCCATCGGCGCTTGCCGGCAGAAGCCGGTGTTCGTCGAGGGCAAAGCCGCGGGTCTCGTCGAGATATTCAGATGCCGGCCAGGCGCCGACGATCGGCGGGCCGTTGTCTTCCTGCATCACCGGCAGCGTGCCCGCCGGGTTCATCAGAAGAAATCCCTCACGGCGCTCCCACGGGCGCTCCTCGATCAACTCGCAATTGAGATCGCATTCCCCCACCGCCAAACGGATGAAGCGGGAGGGAACGGACAACGGATGGTGGTAAAGCCGGATCATCAGCGGGGCTGGCTATCAAACTGGTGAAAGGAAATGGGAACGCTCATTGCGGCATGGTAGGAGCCGCACGCTCGCGACGATTCGCGAGCGCCCTTGTGCCATGGCGGCGCAATCGGGCGAAGGTTGGGCGATCGCCTATGCGGGAAAGGAAAGAGCTTGGATATCGGAACCATCTTTGATGCCGCTTTCCTCGGTTTGATCGAAGGGTTGACGGAGTTCATTCCGGTTTCATCGACAGCGCACATTCTGCTCGCCGGGCATTTTCTGGGCTTCGAATCGACGGGCAAGACCTTCGAAGTGCTTATCCAGCTCGGCGCCATCCTGGCCATTCTGTCGGTCTATTTCGGGCGGTTGTGGCGCGTGGCGACACAGCTTCCGACGAGCCCCGATGCAAGGCGCTTCGTCATCGCGATCCTCCTCGCTTTCCTGCCGGCCGCAGTCATAGGTGCCATCGCGCACGATTTTATTAAGAATGTCTTATTCGAGACGCCGGTGTTGATATGTATCACCCTAATTGTGGGTGGCATCATTCTCGCGTTCATCGATCGGCTGGACCTGAAGCCGGTCCATCATGACGCGATGCGGTATCCGCCGGGGCTCGCCTTCAAGATCGGCGTGTTCCAGTGTCTTGCGATGATCCCGGGTGTTTCGCGCTCCGGTGCGACCATTGCCGGTGCGCTTCTGATGGGCTGCGACAAGCGTTCGGCGGCGGAATTTTCGTTCTTTCTCGCCATGCCGACGATGGCCGGCGCTTTCGCCTACGATCTCTTCAAGAATCGCGCGCTCTTGTCGGTCGACGATGCGGTGATCATTGGCGTCGGCTTCGTCTTCGCTTTCGCGGCGGCCCTCGTCGTGGTGCGCAGCCTGCTCGACTTCGTCTCCCGCCATGGCTTTACGCCATTTGCCTGGTGGCGCATCGCCGTCGGCACGGCGGGCCTCATCGGGCTCTGGCTCTGGGGCTGATCTCTGCGCCTGATCTCTTCGTCTGATCTCTGCGGCGCGGGCGGGAGCTCGCCCCGCCGCTTCAACGTTCTGAATGACTTCGAAGCGCGGCTTGGTCGCGTTTCGCGCTCCGACCCTGCCTCAGACGGGATGCTTCTCGGCGAACTGCCCGTGGTCGCGGAAGCGCACGAGGTAGGTCGGGAGAATGAGCTCCAGCGCGGCAGGATCGATGCCGAGGCCTTCGAGCGTGCGGCCTTCCGCTTTCGCCTCTTCCGAGACGACATTGTCGAGCCGGAGCTGACGCACCTGATCGTAGGTGAGGGGCGGCGAAGGCAGTTTGCTCATGATGCGGCCCATCGGCTTGGCGACACTGAAGGGGATCGACACGATCTTGCGACGGCGGTTGATGACTTTCAGCATGAGCTCCATGCATTCGCGGAAGGTCAAAACCTCCGGGCCGCCGAGCTCATAGGTCGCCCCGGGCTTCGCCTTGCCTTCGAGACTGTTAGCAATCGCCTCGGCCACATCGCCGACGAAGACCGGCTGAAAGCGCGAGCTGCCGTCGCCGATGATCGGCAGGATCGGAGACATCGCCGCCATGCCGGCAAAGCGATTGAAGAACTCGTCTTCCGGCCCGAAGACGATCGACGGGCGCATGACGACGGTTTCCGGCCGGTGTTCGCGCAGCCCCGCTTCGCCTTCCGCCTTGCTGCGGAAATAGGGGATGTCGGAGTTCGCGTCGGCGCCAATGGCGGAGACATGGACGATGTCGTCGACGCCTGCGGCCTTGGCCGCTTCGCCGATGGTGCGCGGACCTTTCGCCTGCACGGCGTCGAAGTTCTGGGCCCCGCCCTGGTAGAGAATGCCGACCAGATTGACCGCGGCGTCGGCCCCATCAAGGGCGCGTTCCACCGACCAGGGATAGCGCAAATTCGCCTGCATCGGGACGATCTGCCCGACCGAGCCGAGCGGGCGCAGGTGGAAGGCGAGATCGGGGCGCCGCACGGCGACGCGGATGCGCCAGCCGCGCAGTGCAAGGGCACGCACGACATGACGGCCCAGAAAGCCAGAGCCCCCGAAAACGGTGACGAGGCGGGTCGGTTCGCTCGGTGGTTGCACGTTCAACTCCTGCCAGGCGTGTGGCTTCTCAGGCGAGAAGCGCGGGTTGCGGACACATATAGTCTCGACGGCATGCGGCCATCAACGGCCCGTACTTCGTAAAGGTTGAGCTTTTGCCAAGGTCGCGGCGTTTCGTGGGTGCTTCAGCGCCTCGTAGATCATCAAGCCGGTGGCGACGGCGAGGTTGAGCGAATCCGCTCCCTCGCGCATCGGGATGCGCAAAAGGCTGTCGCAGCTTTCGGCGAGCGCATCGGTCAGACCCTGGCGCTCATTGCCCATGACGAGGACGAGTGGCGGCGCATAATCCGCCTTGCGGAAATCCTCTGTGGCCGAAAGATGCGTGCCGAGGAGGCGCGCCGAATTGGCCTTTGCCGCGGCGAGGAAGGCTGCCTCGTCGGCGGTGGCCAGCGGCACGTGGAAGAAGGAGCCCATGGAAGCGCGTACCGTTTCCAGGGAAAACGGATCGCAGCATTCGCCGAT contains these protein-coding regions:
- a CDS encoding BadF/BadG/BcrA/BcrD ATPase family protein, whose translation is MERTILAVDAGGTTCRARLVAPDGAVLASGEGGACNPSTDLAGAIAVLDALINVLCRQTTPQTQRGSVVLSLGVAGLVDVNRRTAFLAAHEGFAEILAMSDGYAALVGASGGQPARLIILGTGAAGHRLFADGTSIQRDGWGFLGGDRGSGAWLGRRAVEAALKSFDGAAPESLLSERLVARLGGSEATILDWLLQARPRDFAALVPEIAAAAEVGDDAADALLEAAADEATALVSSLGDGLGGESVSGESDGEPLYLLGGLSGLLRTRIERRLGRHLDVPQGCALDGCVHVARGKAPQERRR
- a CDS encoding glutathione S-transferase family protein; this translates as MIRLYHHPLSVPSRFIRLAVGECDLNCELIEERPWERREGFLLMNPAGTLPVMQEDNGPPIVGAWPASEYLDETRGFALDEHRLLPASADGRAEVRRLLDWFLGKFDPEVTVYLAEERVIKREMSRLGMDSSPDSSLLRAGRANIRMHLRYIDHLIVEQSWLAGDRMSYADLAAAAALSVADFLGEVPWQEYEEVKDWYARIKSRPSFRPLLNDQMRGVTPPAHYADLDF
- a CDS encoding undecaprenyl-diphosphate phosphatase, encoding MDIGTIFDAAFLGLIEGLTEFIPVSSTAHILLAGHFLGFESTGKTFEVLIQLGAILAILSVYFGRLWRVATQLPTSPDARRFVIAILLAFLPAAVIGAIAHDFIKNVLFETPVLICITLIVGGIILAFIDRLDLKPVHHDAMRYPPGLAFKIGVFQCLAMIPGVSRSGATIAGALLMGCDKRSAAEFSFFLAMPTMAGAFAYDLFKNRALLSVDDAVIIGVGFVFAFAAALVVVRSLLDFVSRHGFTPFAWWRIAVGTAGLIGLWLWG
- a CDS encoding SDR family oxidoreductase; the protein is MDLFCFGLGYSARFTMDALEPESVWGTTRSAEGLHAMAALGAMPLLFDGNAGAPHNGAVSDALAEATHVLVSIAPDETGDPVLNVFGDALSEAGPSSICYLSTVGVYGDHDGGWVDETSECRPVSTRSKQRVEAENAWLSFSETTGIPVSIVRLSGIYGPGRGPFEKIRRGTSRRIIKDGQVFNRIHGEDIGQIAAAALRQNASGIFNGTDDEPAAPQDVITYAAELLGVEPPEEVRFEAANMSPMARTFYGENKRVKNDKIKNELGVTLAYPTYREGLKAILAAEND
- the ligD gene encoding DNA ligase D, giving the protein MMATADLLKTYRTKRDFAKTQEPKGKRGKAKGASFVVQKHDATRLHYDFRLELDGVLKSWAVTKGPSLDPGEKRLAVHVEDHPLDYGGFEGTIPKGQYGGGTVMLWDRGTWEPLHDPHEGLEEGKLHFRLNGERMKGGWALVKMRGRPKEKRENWLLIKERDETADENDPLLKDHETSVATGRSMQAIAEGADSPVWESEPEKGSKAAKGETGSKGKAAAKKSAGTKDAKAAMPAFRSPQLATLVDAVPSGAGWVHEMKYDGYRLIVALGKGGPKFFTRSGQDWTAKFPKLAKAFAPLGGRSALVDGELVAFDDKGRTDFSSLQRAIGEGGDLAFFAFDLLEIDGEDVTGEKLSERKTRLKDLLKPLPKNSVVQFSEHVRGEGEKVLSALCAGGHEGIVSKKADASYRSRRTKTWLKIKCTKRQEFVIGGWSPSQRRTGFSSLLLGTFEDGKLRYNGRVGTGFDENDLDALSTRLKAIERKTPPFADVPKAVARGAHWVKPALVAEIAFTEFTGDNILRHPSFLGLREDKDASKVSLEKPVAATDAETSSKSKQEPGKQGSGKRGSGGASSAGAASAAGDGDDMRVAGVRLTSPDRVVFPSQGLSKRDLAEYYAAIGEWMLPYLAERPLSLVRCPQGRAKKCFFQKHDSGGFPEEMKRVEITEGSGDIEQYFYVDDLAGILAGVQMGVMEFHIWGSRIDQVEKPERIVFDLDPDEGLDFGDVKTASFDLRDRLADLGLQSFPMLSGGKGVHVIVPLTRRAEWPEVKAFARGFAMRLAEEAPEKYVATMSKAKRKGRIFLDYLRNERGSTAIAPFSTRSRDGAPVATPVSWDELSSVKAANAYTVENLPKRLKALRGDPWDEYQSVRQSVTKAAMKAVEGD
- the queG gene encoding tRNA epoxyqueuosine(34) reductase QueG — encoded protein: MKAFLAEIARDEGFTSLGVTHPDGLGGAGKRLGVWIDEGRHGSMEWMPETADRRADPRRIFRDVRSVVMLGMNYGPEGDPLATLAERQKATISVYARNRDYHDLIKGAMKRIGSRFAAEARRRNLPDEIKVFVDTAPVMEKPLAAAAGIGWQGKHTNLVSRDHGSWLFLGAIFTAAELPADPAETDHCGSCRRCLEACPTNAFPAPYQLDARRCISYLTIEDKGLIPREFRKDLGNRIYGCDDCLAACPWNKFAETASEAKLKAREDLQAPSLKDLVRLDDAAFRQHFSGSPIKRIGRAKFVSNVLIAIGNSGDAELASEARARLDDESPLVRGAAIWALARLAPETAERARAELLPQEDNAAVRGEWNLLGED
- a CDS encoding complex I NDUFA9 subunit family protein, producing the protein MQPPSEPTRLVTVFGGSGFLGRHVVRALALRGWRIRVAVRRPDLAFHLRPLGSVGQIVPMQANLRYPWSVERALDGADAAVNLVGILYQGGAQNFDAVQAKGPRTIGEAAKAAGVDDIVHVSAIGADANSDIPYFRSKAEGEAGLREHRPETVVMRPSIVFGPEDEFFNRFAGMAAMSPILPIIGDGSSRFQPVFVGDVAEAIANSLEGKAKPGATYELGGPEVLTFRECMELMLKVINRRRKIVSIPFSVAKPMGRIMSKLPSPPLTYDQVRQLRLDNVVSEEAKAEGRTLEGLGIDPAALELILPTYLVRFRDHGQFAEKHPV